In one Balaenoptera musculus isolate JJ_BM4_2016_0621 chromosome 20, mBalMus1.pri.v3, whole genome shotgun sequence genomic region, the following are encoded:
- the COPRS gene encoding coordinator of PRMT5 and differentiation stimulator isoform X3 encodes MDSRTAGAPALGAVKPPPGLPLLSTREAPPGPGAAFAPAGRSGQERETEKAVDRLASGAQSFPHDSPAHGEGTHCEEEGFAVDDEDSDGEPSPWELSEGVSGCPRREQAADLFNEDWDLELKADQGNPYVGIERLQTEVLCSPVASSALLGTGV; translated from the exons ATGGACTCTCGGACCGCCGGGGCCCCGGCGCTGGGGGCGGTGAAGCCGCCGCCGGGTCTGCCGCTGCTGAGCACGCGGGAGGCGCCCCCCGGCCCGGGG GCTGCCTTTGCCCCAGCTGGCCGCTCCGGTcaggagagagagactgagaaggCCGTGGATCGACTAG CCAGTGGAGCACAGAGCTTCCCTCATGATAGTCCTGCCCATGGTGAGGGCACCCATTGTGAAGAGGAAGGCTTTGCTGTGGATGACGAGGATTCCGATGGGGAACCGAGTCCCTGGGAGCTGTCAGAAGGGGTGTCCGGCTGTCCACGCAGGGAACAGGCTGCTGATCTTTTTAACGAGGACTGGGACTTGGAGTTGAAAGCAGATCAGGGGAATCCGTATG TGGGAATCGAGCGGCTGCAGACAGAAGTGCTCTGTTCACCAGTTGCTTCCTCTGCGCTGCTAGGAACCGGTGTCTGA
- the COPRS gene encoding coordinator of PRMT5 and differentiation stimulator isoform X1, translated as MDSRTAGAPALGAVKPPPGLPLLSTREAPPGPGAAFAPAGRSGQERETEKAVDRLASGAQSFPHDSPAHGEGTHCEEEGFAVDDEDSDGEPSPWELSEGVSGCPRREQAADLFNEDWDLELKADQGNPYDADDIQGCLSQEVRPWVCCAPQGDMIYDPSWHHPPPLIPHYSKMVFETGQFDDAED; from the exons ATGGACTCTCGGACCGCCGGGGCCCCGGCGCTGGGGGCGGTGAAGCCGCCGCCGGGTCTGCCGCTGCTGAGCACGCGGGAGGCGCCCCCCGGCCCGGGG GCTGCCTTTGCCCCAGCTGGCCGCTCCGGTcaggagagagagactgagaaggCCGTGGATCGACTAG CCAGTGGAGCACAGAGCTTCCCTCATGATAGTCCTGCCCATGGTGAGGGCACCCATTGTGAAGAGGAAGGCTTTGCTGTGGATGACGAGGATTCCGATGGGGAACCGAGTCCCTGGGAGCTGTCAGAAGGGGTGTCCGGCTGTCCACGCAGGGAACAGGCTGCTGATCTTTTTAACGAGGACTGGGACTTGGAGTTGAAAGCAGATCAGGGGAATCCGTATG ATGCTGACGACATCCAGGGTTGCCTTTCTCAAGAGGTCAGACCCTGGGTGTGCTGTGCCCCGCAAGGAGACATGATCTATGACCCCAGTTGGCACCATCCACCTCCACTGATACCCCATTATTCCAAGATGGTCTTTGAAACGGGACAGTTTGATGATGCCGAAGACTGA
- the UTP6 gene encoding U3 small nucleolar RNA-associated protein 6 homolog isoform X2: MKKTVKAQTMKEKIDLTMLKYEINLLELIQRRRVRIGYSFKKDEIENSIVHRVQGVFRRASAKWKDDVQLWLSYVVFCKKWATKVQLSKVFSAMLAIHSNKPALWIMAAKWEMEDRLSSESARQLFLRALRFHPECPKLYQEYFRMELMHAEKLRKEKQEFEKAKMDVGNLEYAEEILMGELARIIYKNSVNIIKSAEFHVSLLSIAQLFDFAKDLQREIYDDLQALHTDDPLTWDYVARRELETESQPGEEPPTAKQTKVAEVGHREERCCAVYEEAVKTLRTEAMCKCYINFCMERFAKKTSSRLLREKRLERTMVAFRKAHDLKLLPELQYKQWSELLLRHDFLTEALEVAGAGMELFPGSVMMWQVKLQVLIASKSPDVAMLFEEAFVHLKPQICLPLWISWAEWSEGAKSQEDTEAIFKKAVLAVTGGDSVTLKDKYLDWAYRSGGYKKARAVFKSLQESRPFSVDFFRKMIQFEKEQESCKIANLREYYERALREFGSVDSDLWMDYIKEELNHPLGRPEHCGQIYWQAMKMLQGESAELFVAKHAVHQAGQL; encoded by the exons ATGAAGAAGACTGTGAAAGCACAAACCATGAAAGAGAAGATTGATTTGACTATGTTAAAG taTGAAATCAATCTTTTGGAACTGATCCAGCGAAGACGAGTT CGTATTGGGTATTCATTTAAGAAGGATGAGATTGAAAATTCTATTGTACACCGGGTACAAGGTGTCTTCCGACGTGCGTCAGCCAAGTGGAAA GATGATGTTCAACTTTGGCTGTCTTATGTAGTCTTTTGTAAGAAGTGG gCTACCAAAGTTCAACTTAGCAAGGTATTCTCTGCCATGTTGGCCATTCATTCGAACAAGCCAG CCTTGTGGATTATGGCGGCCAAATGGGAAATGGAAGATCGCTTGTCTTCAGAAAGTGCAAGACAACTATTTCTTCGGGCTCTGCGCTTTCATCCAGAGTGCCCAAAACTTTATCAAGAG TATTTTAGGATGGAGCTGATGCATGCTGAGAAATTGAGGAAGGAAAAGCAAGAGTTTGAAAAAGCCAAGATGGATGTG GGGAATCTCGAGTATGCTGAAGAAATCCTTATGGGCGAGTTGGCAAGGATCATCTACAAAAATTCTGTAAACATAATTAAAA gtgcAGAATTTCATGTGTCACTGCTTTCAATTGCACAGCTATTCGACTTTGCCAAAGATCTGCAAAGAGAAATTTATGATGA CCTTCAGGCTCTGCATACAGACGACCCCCTCACTTGGGATTATGTGGCCCGGCGAGAATTAGAGACCGAGTCACAGCCAGGAGAAGAGCCGCCCACAGCGAAACAGACCAAAGTGGCAGAGGTGGGCCACCGGGAGGAGAGGTGCTGCGCTGTGTATGAAGAGGCGGTGAAGACGCTGCGTACAG AGGCCATGTGCAAGTGTTACATCAACTTTTGCATGGAAAGGTTTGCTAAGAAGACAAGCAGTCGGCTCCTCAGAGAGAAG agGCTGGAAAGAACCATGGTTGCATTCAGGAAGGCACATGATCTCAAACTTCTACCAGAACTCCAGTACAAGCAGTGG AGCGAGTTGTTGCTGCGCCATGACTTCCTTACGGAAGCTCTGGAGGTGGCAGGAGCCGGGATGGAATTGTTCCCAGGCTCCGTGATGATGTGGCAGGTGAAGCTGCAGGTGCTGATTGCCTCAAAGAGCCCTGACGTAGCCATGCTTTTTGAAGAAGCCTTTGTGCACCTGAAACCCCAG ATTTGTCTGCCATTGTGGATTTCTTGGGCAGAGTGGAGTGAAGGTGCCAAAAGCCAAGAAGACACTGAAGCAATCTTTAAG aaagctGTCTTAGCTGTCACGGGTGGCGACTCAGTCACTCTGAAGGATAAGTACCTGGATTGGGCTTATCGAAGTGGTGGCTACAAAAAGGCCAGAGCTGTGTTTAAAAG TTTACAGGAAAGCCGtccattttcagttgattttttcaGGAAGATGATCCAATTTGAAAAGGAGCAA GAATCCTGCAAGATAGCGAACTTAAGAGAATATTATGAGAGAGCTTTGAGAGAATTTGGATCTGTAGATTCTG ATCTTTGGATGGATTACATCAAAGAAGAATTGAACCACCCCCTTGGTAGACCTGAGCACTGCGGACAGATCTACTGGCAAGCCATGAAAATGTTGCAGGGAGAGTCAGCAGAGCTGTTTGTAGCTAAACATGCTGTGCACCAGGCCGGCCAGTTGTGA
- the COPRS gene encoding coordinator of PRMT5 and differentiation stimulator isoform X2, which translates to MGGDAADPELEPLLGGLGWGQAAFAPAGRSGQERETEKAVDRLASGAQSFPHDSPAHGEGTHCEEEGFAVDDEDSDGEPSPWELSEGVSGCPRREQAADLFNEDWDLELKADQGNPYDADDIQGCLSQEVRPWVCCAPQGDMIYDPSWHHPPPLIPHYSKMVFETGQFDDAED; encoded by the exons ATGGGAGGTGATGCTGCTGACCCAGAGCTGGAGCCGCTACtggggggcctgggctggggccag GCTGCCTTTGCCCCAGCTGGCCGCTCCGGTcaggagagagagactgagaaggCCGTGGATCGACTAG CCAGTGGAGCACAGAGCTTCCCTCATGATAGTCCTGCCCATGGTGAGGGCACCCATTGTGAAGAGGAAGGCTTTGCTGTGGATGACGAGGATTCCGATGGGGAACCGAGTCCCTGGGAGCTGTCAGAAGGGGTGTCCGGCTGTCCACGCAGGGAACAGGCTGCTGATCTTTTTAACGAGGACTGGGACTTGGAGTTGAAAGCAGATCAGGGGAATCCGTATG ATGCTGACGACATCCAGGGTTGCCTTTCTCAAGAGGTCAGACCCTGGGTGTGCTGTGCCCCGCAAGGAGACATGATCTATGACCCCAGTTGGCACCATCCACCTCCACTGATACCCCATTATTCCAAGATGGTCTTTGAAACGGGACAGTTTGATGATGCCGAAGACTGA
- the UTP6 gene encoding U3 small nucleolar RNA-associated protein 6 homolog isoform X1 — protein sequence MAEIIQERIEDRLPELQQLERIGLFSRAEIKAIIKKASDLEYRIQRRTLFKEDFINYIQYEINLLELIQRRRVRIGYSFKKDEIENSIVHRVQGVFRRASAKWKDDVQLWLSYVVFCKKWATKVQLSKVFSAMLAIHSNKPALWIMAAKWEMEDRLSSESARQLFLRALRFHPECPKLYQEYFRMELMHAEKLRKEKQEFEKAKMDVGNLEYAEEILMGELARIIYKNSVNIIKSAEFHVSLLSIAQLFDFAKDLQREIYDDLQALHTDDPLTWDYVARRELETESQPGEEPPTAKQTKVAEVGHREERCCAVYEEAVKTLRTEAMCKCYINFCMERFAKKTSSRLLREKRLERTMVAFRKAHDLKLLPELQYKQWSELLLRHDFLTEALEVAGAGMELFPGSVMMWQVKLQVLIASKSPDVAMLFEEAFVHLKPQICLPLWISWAEWSEGAKSQEDTEAIFKKAVLAVTGGDSVTLKDKYLDWAYRSGGYKKARAVFKSLQESRPFSVDFFRKMIQFEKEQESCKIANLREYYERALREFGSVDSDLWMDYIKEELNHPLGRPEHCGQIYWQAMKMLQGESAELFVAKHAVHQAGQL from the exons GGCTATCATTAAAAAGGCTTCAGATCTAGAATACAGAATACAGCGAAGAACTCTTTTTAAGGAAGACTTTATCAATTATATTCAA taTGAAATCAATCTTTTGGAACTGATCCAGCGAAGACGAGTT CGTATTGGGTATTCATTTAAGAAGGATGAGATTGAAAATTCTATTGTACACCGGGTACAAGGTGTCTTCCGACGTGCGTCAGCCAAGTGGAAA GATGATGTTCAACTTTGGCTGTCTTATGTAGTCTTTTGTAAGAAGTGG gCTACCAAAGTTCAACTTAGCAAGGTATTCTCTGCCATGTTGGCCATTCATTCGAACAAGCCAG CCTTGTGGATTATGGCGGCCAAATGGGAAATGGAAGATCGCTTGTCTTCAGAAAGTGCAAGACAACTATTTCTTCGGGCTCTGCGCTTTCATCCAGAGTGCCCAAAACTTTATCAAGAG TATTTTAGGATGGAGCTGATGCATGCTGAGAAATTGAGGAAGGAAAAGCAAGAGTTTGAAAAAGCCAAGATGGATGTG GGGAATCTCGAGTATGCTGAAGAAATCCTTATGGGCGAGTTGGCAAGGATCATCTACAAAAATTCTGTAAACATAATTAAAA gtgcAGAATTTCATGTGTCACTGCTTTCAATTGCACAGCTATTCGACTTTGCCAAAGATCTGCAAAGAGAAATTTATGATGA CCTTCAGGCTCTGCATACAGACGACCCCCTCACTTGGGATTATGTGGCCCGGCGAGAATTAGAGACCGAGTCACAGCCAGGAGAAGAGCCGCCCACAGCGAAACAGACCAAAGTGGCAGAGGTGGGCCACCGGGAGGAGAGGTGCTGCGCTGTGTATGAAGAGGCGGTGAAGACGCTGCGTACAG AGGCCATGTGCAAGTGTTACATCAACTTTTGCATGGAAAGGTTTGCTAAGAAGACAAGCAGTCGGCTCCTCAGAGAGAAG agGCTGGAAAGAACCATGGTTGCATTCAGGAAGGCACATGATCTCAAACTTCTACCAGAACTCCAGTACAAGCAGTGG AGCGAGTTGTTGCTGCGCCATGACTTCCTTACGGAAGCTCTGGAGGTGGCAGGAGCCGGGATGGAATTGTTCCCAGGCTCCGTGATGATGTGGCAGGTGAAGCTGCAGGTGCTGATTGCCTCAAAGAGCCCTGACGTAGCCATGCTTTTTGAAGAAGCCTTTGTGCACCTGAAACCCCAG ATTTGTCTGCCATTGTGGATTTCTTGGGCAGAGTGGAGTGAAGGTGCCAAAAGCCAAGAAGACACTGAAGCAATCTTTAAG aaagctGTCTTAGCTGTCACGGGTGGCGACTCAGTCACTCTGAAGGATAAGTACCTGGATTGGGCTTATCGAAGTGGTGGCTACAAAAAGGCCAGAGCTGTGTTTAAAAG TTTACAGGAAAGCCGtccattttcagttgattttttcaGGAAGATGATCCAATTTGAAAAGGAGCAA GAATCCTGCAAGATAGCGAACTTAAGAGAATATTATGAGAGAGCTTTGAGAGAATTTGGATCTGTAGATTCTG ATCTTTGGATGGATTACATCAAAGAAGAATTGAACCACCCCCTTGGTAGACCTGAGCACTGCGGACAGATCTACTGGCAAGCCATGAAAATGTTGCAGGGAGAGTCAGCAGAGCTGTTTGTAGCTAAACATGCTGTGCACCAGGCCGGCCAGTTGTGA
- the UTP6 gene encoding U3 small nucleolar RNA-associated protein 6 homolog isoform X3, producing MAEIIQERIEDRLPELQQLERIGLFSRAEIKAIIKKASDLEYRIQRRTLFKEDFINYIQYEINLLELIQRRRVRIGYSFKKDEIENSIVHRVQGVFRRASAKWKDDVQLWLSYVVFCKKWATKVQLSKVFSAMLAIHSNKPALWIMAAKWEMEDRLSSESARQLFLRALRFHPECPKLYQEYFRMELMHAEKLRKEKQEFEKAKMDVGNLEYAEEILMGELARIIYKNSVNIIKSAEFHVSLLSIAQLFDFAKDLQREIYDDLQALHTDDPLTWDYVARRELETESQPGEEPPTAKQTKVAEVGHREERCCAVYEEAVKTLRTEAMCKCYINFCMERFAKKTSSRLLREKRLERTMVAFRKAHDLKLLPELQYKQWSELLLRHDFLTEALEVAGAGMELFPGSVMMWQVKLQVLIASKSPDVAMLFEEAFVHLKPQICLPLWISWAEWSEGAKSQEDTEAIFKKAVLAVTGGDSVTLKDKYLDWAYRSGGYKKARAVFKSLQESRPFSVDFFRKMIQFEKEQIFGWITSKKN from the exons GGCTATCATTAAAAAGGCTTCAGATCTAGAATACAGAATACAGCGAAGAACTCTTTTTAAGGAAGACTTTATCAATTATATTCAA taTGAAATCAATCTTTTGGAACTGATCCAGCGAAGACGAGTT CGTATTGGGTATTCATTTAAGAAGGATGAGATTGAAAATTCTATTGTACACCGGGTACAAGGTGTCTTCCGACGTGCGTCAGCCAAGTGGAAA GATGATGTTCAACTTTGGCTGTCTTATGTAGTCTTTTGTAAGAAGTGG gCTACCAAAGTTCAACTTAGCAAGGTATTCTCTGCCATGTTGGCCATTCATTCGAACAAGCCAG CCTTGTGGATTATGGCGGCCAAATGGGAAATGGAAGATCGCTTGTCTTCAGAAAGTGCAAGACAACTATTTCTTCGGGCTCTGCGCTTTCATCCAGAGTGCCCAAAACTTTATCAAGAG TATTTTAGGATGGAGCTGATGCATGCTGAGAAATTGAGGAAGGAAAAGCAAGAGTTTGAAAAAGCCAAGATGGATGTG GGGAATCTCGAGTATGCTGAAGAAATCCTTATGGGCGAGTTGGCAAGGATCATCTACAAAAATTCTGTAAACATAATTAAAA gtgcAGAATTTCATGTGTCACTGCTTTCAATTGCACAGCTATTCGACTTTGCCAAAGATCTGCAAAGAGAAATTTATGATGA CCTTCAGGCTCTGCATACAGACGACCCCCTCACTTGGGATTATGTGGCCCGGCGAGAATTAGAGACCGAGTCACAGCCAGGAGAAGAGCCGCCCACAGCGAAACAGACCAAAGTGGCAGAGGTGGGCCACCGGGAGGAGAGGTGCTGCGCTGTGTATGAAGAGGCGGTGAAGACGCTGCGTACAG AGGCCATGTGCAAGTGTTACATCAACTTTTGCATGGAAAGGTTTGCTAAGAAGACAAGCAGTCGGCTCCTCAGAGAGAAG agGCTGGAAAGAACCATGGTTGCATTCAGGAAGGCACATGATCTCAAACTTCTACCAGAACTCCAGTACAAGCAGTGG AGCGAGTTGTTGCTGCGCCATGACTTCCTTACGGAAGCTCTGGAGGTGGCAGGAGCCGGGATGGAATTGTTCCCAGGCTCCGTGATGATGTGGCAGGTGAAGCTGCAGGTGCTGATTGCCTCAAAGAGCCCTGACGTAGCCATGCTTTTTGAAGAAGCCTTTGTGCACCTGAAACCCCAG ATTTGTCTGCCATTGTGGATTTCTTGGGCAGAGTGGAGTGAAGGTGCCAAAAGCCAAGAAGACACTGAAGCAATCTTTAAG aaagctGTCTTAGCTGTCACGGGTGGCGACTCAGTCACTCTGAAGGATAAGTACCTGGATTGGGCTTATCGAAGTGGTGGCTACAAAAAGGCCAGAGCTGTGTTTAAAAG TTTACAGGAAAGCCGtccattttcagttgattttttcaGGAAGATGATCCAATTTGAAAAGGAGCAA ATCTTTGGATGGATTACATCAAAGAAGAATTGA